In Naumovozyma castellii chromosome 1, complete genome, one DNA window encodes the following:
- the MDM36 gene encoding Mdm36p (ancestral locus Anc_3.387) — MATINRNILDDFNSDENVSLLFLSSHSQGKESSLDMNMELQPTYLKALIDNQPIRTVEDGQIVQQCYQILRIFENMVHLKDTLSDNFKKQTFLYIMVKNRNEMINRANADDQHYDDILQCRQFFQVLLNKVQEQYANLSLVTTFLYKCNFNLNNQTSLLIQLWIYLNKHIRRFKEKVSILTMISTLLLYGLELEQMKPSIKVDLYESMSHFASNLLAELNRISETMDADSMDSTSCFIHFEVCFNNLKTKVIRRENKMLRKALLSYQNTKARSIFLNTTRPLTISTTNIIPSNKITDRLPQLLSAFDDVKNLQNEVKVANKFIKSCDNSSLTSHTVNKKKKLHSYPESNTQLQLHRDASDRTIGSRSTSASSTFSSFSASTHTTEMLDNSSLFKDFTSFL, encoded by the coding sequence ATGGCAACAATAAATAGGAATATCCTTGATGACTTCAATAGTGATGAAAACGTTTCTTTACTTTTCTTAAGTAGTCATTCTCAGGGAAAGGAATCCTCCTTAGATATGAATATGGAACTACAGCCGACGTATTTGAAGGCATTGATTGATAATCAACCTATAAGGACCGTGGAGGATGGACAAATAGTGCAACAATGCTATCAAATATTGCGAATCTTCGAGAACATGGTTCATTTGAAGGATACCTTATCGGATaatttcaagaaacaaacGTTTCTTTATATCATGGTCAAGAATAGAAATGAGATGATCAACAGAGCTAATGCTGATGATCAACATTATGATGATATTTTGCAATGTCGACAGTTTTTCCAAGTGTTATTGAATAAGGTACAGGAACAATATGCAAATTTATCGTTAGTAACAACTTTTTTGTACAAGtgcaatttcaatttgaataatcaAACTTCATTACTGATACAACTCtggatttatttgaataaacaTATTAGaagatttaaagaaaaggtATCCATATTGACGATGATATCCACATTACTACTCTATGGTTTAGAATTAGAACAAATGAAACCAAGTATTAAGGTTGATTTGTATGAGTCCATGTCACATTTTGCCAGTAACCTACTTGCCGAATTGAACCGAATATCTGAAACCATGGACGCAGATTCAATGGATTCAACATCGTGTTTTATTCATTTTGAGGTTTGTTTTAATAACTTAAAAACAAAAGTGATAAGGAgggaaaataaaatgttaAGGAAAGCCTTACTATCATATCAAAACACGAAGGCCAGAagtatatttttgaatacTACTCGTCCCTTAACCATTAGCACTACCAACATAATACCCTCCAATAAGATAACTGATAGGCTGCCACAATTATTAAGCGCATTTGATGATGTaaaaaatcttcaaaatgaGGTAAAGGTAGcgaataaatttattaagaGCTGTGATAATTCTTCACTTACATCACATACTGtaaataagaaaaagaaattacaCTCTTATCCTGAATCAAACACTCAGTTGCAATTACATAGAGATGCATCTGATAGAACTATCGGATCCAGATCAACATCTGCGTCATCAACCTTCTCATCATTTTCTGCATCCACACATACAACAGAAATGTTAGATAATAGTTctttattcaaagattttacAAGCTTCTTATAA
- the NCAS0A11300 gene encoding uncharacterized protein (ancestral locus Anc_3.390), producing MSDQRPIRLAVLGGESTGKTSLISRLTVNFVHEVHYPTRNQTNWLFDFNPHTKLAKTLLDGQAHERLYSRTPGGQTPQPLFSSPQISPEIQLSPLVFQAFMNDFTNLKNQYKTRSNNHIKHFDLKKSDNAFYQYMEPTAAANHYNSRSAINKPNNNNNNSNNIPSSTVKLPENYLPPSYTPISIDIIDTPAFNPDIVVPFLEVSLFRNLDKSILKGLANEPRKPVTTTTLLVASGASELNGKIDAYIFVYSAVPELFNYNVNPPDYNENQESLNPKDNSYLNRRHEIDGGYTMLTIMRNCILDAWTEFRNYQKRWELGKEDDTYSIVYNFKNFWKSYNESEERSKLNKLRSFDNKLRSIDMDPSSPNSPPPIIIVCTHLDDPMASPVLVEWGRNLATQWNCGFVAVDNTDDVNVDVALSLLIRELVEKEKLLSKHHSHHSTHGGNKSGSKSHSRKKSTSSGGSGSSSIWKIMK from the coding sequence ATGTCAGATCAACGACCTATTAGACTTGCTGTCCTCGGGGGTGAATCCACAGGCAAAACTTCGTTGATTTCCAGATTGACAGTTAATTTTGTTCATGAAGTTCATTATCCAACAAGAAACCAAACTAATTGgttatttgattttaaCCCACATACAAAATTAGCAAAGACCCTGTTAGATGGTCAAGCCCATGAACGATTGTATAGTAGGACTCCCGGTGGCCAGACTCCACAGCCCTTGTTTTCCTCACCACAGATATCGCCTGAGATACAATTATCACCACTAGTCTTCCAAGCATTTATGAATGATTTTACTAATCTCAAAAACCAATATAAGACTAGATCCAATAATCATATCAAGCATTttgatttaaagaaatctgATAATGCATTTTATCAATACATGGAACCAACAGCCGCTGCTAATCATTACAATTCAAGAAGCGCCATTAATAAAccaaacaataacaataataatagtaataatattccatcATCCACTGTAAAGCTCCCGGAAAATTATTTGCCACCATCATACACTCCAATATCGATAGATATAATCGATACTCCTGCATTTAATCCAGATATTGTCGTCCCATTCCTCGAAGTCTCACTCTTTAGAAATTTGGAcaaatcaattttaaaagGACTGGCGAATGAGCCGAGAAAGCCTGTAACTACTACGACGTTATTGGTTGCATCTGGAGCATCAGAACTAAATGGAAAAATAGACGCGTACATTTTTGTTTATAGTGCAGTTCCAGAGCTTTTCAATTACAATGTCAACCCACCAgattataatgaaaatcAGGAGTCATTAAACCCGAAAGACAACTCGTATTTGAATCGTCGCCATGAAATTGATGGTGGATACACAATGCTAACCATTATGAGAAATTGTATTTTGGATGCATGGACCGAGTTTagaaattatcaaaaaagGTGGGAATTGGGTAAAGAAGATGACACTTATTCCATAGTGTATAATTTTaagaatttttggaaaagttATAACGAAAGTGAAGAAAGATCAAAGTTGAATAAATTGAGATCTTTTGATAACAAATTAAGATCCATTGATATGGATCCCTCTTCTCCAAATTCACCACCTCCAATTATCATCGTATGTACTCATTTAGATGATCCTATGGCTAGCCCTGTATTGGTTGAATGGGGGCGAAATTTAGCAACCCAATGGAATTGTGGATTTGTTGCTGTGGACAATACTGATGATGTAAATGTTGATGTTGCCTTGAGTTTACTTATCAGAGAACTtgttgaaaaggaaaaattacTGTCAAAGCATCACAGTCACCATTCCACACATGGTGGAAATAAGAGTGGGAGCAAATCTCATAGTCGAAAAAAGAGCACAAGCAGTGGTGGCAGTGGTTCTAGCAGTATTTGGAAGATTatgaaataa
- the NCAS0A11260 gene encoding elongation factor 1-alpha (ancestral locus Anc_3.378): MGKEKSHINVVVIGHVDSGKSTTTGHLIYKCGGIDKRTIEKFEKEAAELGKGSFKYAWVLDKLKAERERGITIDIALWKFETPKYQVTVIDAPGHRDFIKNMITGTSQADCAILIIAGGVGEFEAGISKDGQTREHALLAFTLGVRQLIVAVNKMDSVKWDESRFQEIVKETSNFIKKVGYNPKTVPFIPISGWNGDNMIEPTTNAPWYKGWEKETKSGVVKGKTLLEAIDAIEQPSRPTDKPLRLPLQDVYKIGGIGTVPVGRVETGVIKPGMIVTFAPAGVTTEVKSVEMHHEQLEEGVPGDNVGFNVKNVSVKEIRRGNVCGDSKNDPPKGTESFNATVIVLNHPGQISAGYSPVLDCHTAHIACKFDELLEKNDRRSGKKLEDHPKFLKSGDAALVKFVPSKPMCVEAFSEYPPLGRFAVRDMRQTVAVGVIKSVVKSDKAGKVTKAATKAAKK; this comes from the coding sequence ATGGGTAAGGAAAAGTCTCACATTAACGTCGTCGTCATCGGTCACGTCGATTCTGGTAAGTCCACTACTACCGGTCATTTGATTTACAAGTGTGGTGGTATTGACAAGAGAACCATTGAAAAGTTCGAAAAGGAAGCCGCTGAATTAGGTAAGGGTTCTTTCAAGTACGCTTGGGTTTTGGATAAGTTAAAGGCCGAAAGAGAAAGAGGTATCACTATCGATATCGCTTTATGGAAGTTCGAAACTCCAAAGTACCAAGTTACTGTTATCGATGCTCCAGGTCACAGAGATTTCATCAAGAATATGATTACTGGTACTTCTCAAGCTGATTGTGCTATTTTGATTATTGCTGGTGGTGTCGGTGAATTCGAAGCCGGTATTTCCAAGGATGGTCAAACCAGAGAACACGCTTTGTTGGCTTTCACCTTAGGTGTCAGACAATTGATTGTCGCTGTTAACAAGATGGACTCCGTCAAATGGGACGAATCCagattccaagaaattgttaaggaaacttccaatttcatcaaGAAGGTCGGTTACAACCCAAAGACTGTTCCATTCATTCCAATCTCCGGTTGGAACGGTGACAACATGATTGAACCAACCACTAACGCTCCATGGTACAAGGGTTGGGAAAAGGAAACCAAGTCCGGTGTCGTCAAGGGTAAGACTTTATTGGAAGCCATTGACGCCATTGAACAACCATCCAGACCAACTGACAAGCCATTGAGATTGCCATTGCAAGATGTTTACAAGATTGGTGGTATTGGTACGGTGCCAGTCGGTAGAGTCGAAACCGGTGTTATCAAGCCAGGTATGATTGTTACCTTCGCCCCAGCCGGTGTCACCACTGAAGTTAAGTCCGTTGAAATGCATCACGAACAATTAGAAGAAGGTGTCCCAGGTGACAATGTTGGTTTCAACGTTAAGAATGTTTCCGTCAAGGAAATTAGAAGAGGTAACGTTTGTGGTGACTCTAAGAACGATCCACCAAAGGGTACTGAATCTTTCAACGCCACCGTTATTGTCTTGAACCATCCAGGTCAAATTTCTGCCGGTTACTCTCCAGTCTTGGATTGTCACACTGCTCATATTGCTTGTAAGTTCGACGAATTGTTGGAAAAGAACGACAGAAGATCCGGTAAGAAGTTGGAAGACCATCCAAAGTTCTTGAAGTCTGGTGATGCTGCTTTGGTTAAGTTCGTTCCATCTAAGCCAATGTGTGTTGAAGCTTTCTCTGAATACCCACCATTAGGTAGATTCGCTGTCAGAGATATGAGACAAACTGTCGCTGTCGGTGTTATCAAGTCTGTCGTCAAGTCTGACAAGGCTGGTAAGGTCACCAAGGCTGCTACTAAGGCTGCCAagaaataa
- the ASA1 gene encoding Asa1p (ancestral locus Anc_3.391): protein MDSQHSLPKYTLRNHTDPISALALYYPARDTVVPYLISADASGKIVIWDLITRRPVHTFASGVIKAQVISLQLLSNNLLSVLSKDHKLSIFHNKGDEIKSWDLVFHVPVNTLNFANCIVYHLDNEQLGLVCCNTQDSEAIDIYTFILNEQHSLKRQFNALNFFGSIKELITEREVNNKKLNFEKLGIVMKFTRDCESKVIFIGTESGLVLGFKIHDNISFSSKIINNRDFKENKPKSGLSKLLSADDQIPNAQRHFTNVIELVYVSDLHCPNPILDLEIKDNILLSCSTLKKIGSFCLKNISAQDSQTRMLDSYKFSTTDNNITLMREKNLKLSDNSFYEIPFSNVSHVQSTKDYILAADWKGETFVFSNQREISTLTPTILATFEKSRSSIPINESSKGNLQNVNSSSGPKKANKSKVRSIIALDSTTNSLDETLHSNLELMNKRRNVTKSMTPGQQRRLLKFAETSWCIIGYDDGCISLHDLNDTRAS, encoded by the coding sequence ATGGACTCTCAACATAGCCTACCGAAGTACACGCTACGCAATCATACAGATCCTATATCTGCTTTAGCCCTCTATTATCCAGCACGGGACACAGTTGTTCCATATTTAATATCTGCAGATGCATCAGGTAAGATTGTCATATGGGATTTGATAACAAGAAGACCGGTCCATACCTTCGCCTCAGGAGTTATAAAAGCACAAGTGATATCTTTACAACtactttcaaataatttgcTTTCAGTCCTATCGAAGGATCATAAATTGAGTATATTCCATAATAAAGGTGATGAGATAAAAAGTTGGGATTTGGTCTTTCATGTCCCTGTTAATACCCTGAACTTTGCAAACTGTATTGTTTATCACTTGGATAATGAACAGTTGGGGCTAGTCTGTTGTAATACACAGGATTCGGAAGCTATTGACATATATACTTTCATTTTGAATGAACAACATTCTTTGAAAAGGCAATTTAATGCACTAAATTTTTTCGGTTCAATAAAAGAACTTATTACAGAAAGGGAGGTTAACaataagaaattgaattttgaaaaattaggaATTGTGATGAAGTTCACAAGAGATTGCGAAAGTAAGGTTATTTTTATTGGAACGGAGAGTGGTTTGGTGCTGGGGTTCAAGATACACGACAACATATCGTTTTCATCTAAGATTATTAATAACAGAGACtttaaggaaaataaaCCAAAAAGTGGATTGAGTAAGTTGTTATCTGCAGATGATCAAATACCCAATGCACAAAGGCACTTCACCAATGTTATTGAACTTGTTTATGTTTCAGACTTACATTGTCCCAACCCTATCCTTGATTTAGAAATTAAGGATAATATTTTACTGAGCTGTTCCACCTTGAAAAAGATTGGGAGTTTCTGtcttaaaaatatttcagcTCAAGATTCACAGACCAGGATGTTGGATAGCTATAAGTTTTCTACCactgataataatattacatTAATGAGGgagaagaatttaaaattatcGGATAATTCTTTCTATGAGATACCTTTTTCAAACGTAAGCCACGTCCAATCGACAAAGGACTATATATTGGCTGCTGATTGGAAAGGTGAAACTTTTGTCTTTTCCAATCAGAGAGAAATATCTACACTGACACCAACAATACTTGCTACTTTTGAGAAAAGTAGAAGTAGCATCCCTATAAATGAATCATCTAAGGGTAATTTACAAAACGTAAACAGCTCAAGTGGACCAAAGAAGGCAAATAAATCCAAAGTTAGATCCATAATAGCGCTAGACAGCACGACGAACTCACTGGATGAAACATTACATTCAAACCTTGAGCTAATGAATAAGCGAAGGAATGTGACTAAAAGCATGACACCCGGTCAGCAAAGGCGATTATTAAAATTCGCCGAAACTTCTTGGTGTATAATTGGTTACGATGACGGTTGCATTTCCCTTCATGATTTAAATGATACACGAGCATCATAA
- the NCAS0A11280 gene encoding trehalose-6-phosphate synthase (ancestral locus Anc_3.386), which yields MTTQMVPIDLKKYKDEHSGNIIVVSNRLPVTITKNKTTGDYEYSMSSGGLVTALQGLKKTSTFQWYGWPGLEIPDDEKEQVKKDLLEKFNAIPIFLTDEIADLHYNGFSNSILWPLFHYHPGEINFDENAWMAYNEANKTFADAIVENVQDNDLVWVHDYHLMLLPEILRNEFNKRKLRNVKLGWFLHTPFPSSEIYRILPVRQEILKGVLSCNLIGFHTYDYARHFLSSVQRVLNVNTLPNGVEYKGTFVNVGAFPIGIDVDHFKDGLKKPQVIQRIEELKKTFKGLKIIVGVDRLDYIKGVPQKLHAMEVFLTEHPEWIGKVVLVQVAVPSRGDVEEYQYLRSVVNELVGRINGQFGTVEFVPIHFMHKSIPFEELISLYAASDVCLVSSTRDGMNLVSYEYIACQEEKKGTLLLSEFTGAAQSLNGAVIFNPWNTDELSEAINEALTLPEEKRDANWEKLNKYISKYTSSFWGENFVHELRNTTFSTSQE from the coding sequence ATGACTACTCAAATGGTGCCCAttgatttaaagaaatataagGATGAACATTCAGGAAACATCATCGTAGTGTCTAACAGATTGCCTGTCACGATCACGAAGAACAAAACCACAGGAGACTATGAGTATTCCATGTCATCAGGTGGGTTGGTTACTGCATTACAAGGGTTGAAGAAGACCTCGACTTTCCAATGGTATGGTTGGCCAGGTTTGGAGATTCCTGATGACGAAAAGGAACAAGTGAAGAAGGACCTTTTAGAAAAGTTCAATgcaattccaattttccTCACTGATGAAATTGCAGATTTACATTACAATGGGTTCAGTAACTCTATTCTGTGGCCATTGTTCCATTACCACCCTGGTGAAATTAATTTCGATGAAAATGCATGGATGGCATATAACGAGGCAAATAAGACGTTTGCTGATGCCATTGTTGAAAATGTTCAGGATAATGATTTAGTGTGGGTTCATGATTATCATTTAATGTTGTTACCTGAAATTTTAAGGAACGAATTCAATAAACGTAAGTTGAGAAATGTGAAGTTAGGTTGGTTCTTACATACTCCGTTCCCATCAAGTGAAATTTACAGAATTCTGCCGGTAAGACAGGAAATATTAAAGGGTGTGTTGAGTTGTAACCTAATTGGGTTTCATACATATGACTATGCCAGACATTTTTTGTCCTCTGTGCAGAGAGTATTAAATGTAAACACATTGCCTAATGGTGTGGAATATAAAGGAACTTTTGTTAATGTGGGAGCATTCCCTATTGGGATTGATGTAGATCATTTTAAGGATGGTCTCAAAAAACCACAGGTGATacaaagaattgaagaattgaaaaagacTTTCAAAGGTTTAAAGATTATTGTTGGTGTTGATAGGCTAGATTATATTAAAGGTGTTCCGCAAAAGCTGCACGCCATGGAAGTATTTTTAACAGAACATCCAGAATGGATTGGAAAAGTGGTTCTAGTTCAAGTTGCAGTTCCAAGTCGTGGGGATGTTGAAGAATATCAGTATCTAAGATCTGTTGTTAATGAATTAGttggaagaattaatgGTCAATTCGGTACAGTAGAATttgttccaattcattTCATGCATAAGAGTATCCCATTTGAAGAACTTATTTCTCTTTATGCAGCAAGTGACGTTTGCTTGGTGTCTTCAACAAGAGATGGGATGAATTTGGTTTCATATGAGTATATTGCCTGtcaagaagagaaaaaggGTACTTTGTTACTGAGTGAGTTTACTGGTGCCGCACAATCATTGAACGGTGCCGTCATTTTTAATCCATGGAATACTGATGAACTGTCAGAAGCAATTAACGAAGCCTTAACGTTGCCTGAGGAAAAAAGAGATGCAAATTGggaaaaattgaacaaatatATCAGTAAATATACGTCTTCCTTCTGGGGTGAGAATTTTGTTCATGAACTTAGAAACACTACTTTTTCAACGAGCCAAGAATAA
- the NCAS0A11250 gene encoding uncharacterized protein (ancestral locus Anc_3.375), translating to MAVGSLTPDPIQERLEDEDIFSFDEELVQLRDAAIRQKRYRPYFKCLEEYNGDIRKLFKETEEMQEKVNSVTDVGVSQLLDLKDNIILKSRRIQFKEEKHYVYDSERSDCTSVESSSHGLKKIFKFWNRRGKKEIVIISQTSKCFGHNTDEYTSSTGNSSSPYSINNAVNFQNDCLVQSERKDKWLEMEKHHGGGNLDYSYPFIMHESPPKLSINFYKDVVKKNEVDIPESVLSEPIIDIKEAIHLKYRMLSPLKKPFKKVLTVPSMEILQEQQNRGRKHFRGSFTEVYENYYTKKACTEKEGRFREFFNLGLFITKRNKEESEESLQ from the coding sequence ATGGCCGTAGGTTCTTTGACACCCGACCCTATTCAAGAAAGACTCgaggatgaagatatattttcctttgatgaagaattggtaCAATTAAGAGACGCAGCTATAAGACAGAAAAGATATAGGCCTTATTTCAAATGCCtagaagaatataatgGAGACATTAGGAAGCTATTCAAAGAAACAGAGGAAATGCAAGAGAAGGTAAATTCTGTAACAGATGTAGGGGTTTCTCAATTGTTGGATTTAAAAGAcaatataatattgaaGTCAAGAAGAATccaattcaaagaagaaaagcATTATGTGTATGATAGTGAAAGATCTGATTGCACTTCCGTAGAATCTTCTTCCCATggattgaaaaaaatatttaaattttggaaCAGACGTGGTAAGAAGGAAATAGTAATTATTTCTCAAACAAGTAAATGTTTTGGTCATAATACTGATGAATATACATCCTCCACGGGGAATTCATCCTCTCCTTATTCCATAAACAATGCggtaaattttcaaaatgattGCTTAGTTCAGTCAGAAAGGAAAGATAAATGGTTAGAAATGGAGAAACACCATGGCGGAGGTAATTTGGATTATTCTTATCCCTTTATAATGCATGAAAGTCCTCCGAAACTTTCTATTAATTTTTATAAGGATGTTgtgaagaaaaatgaagtGGATATCCCAGAAAGTGTCCTTAGTGAACCAATTATTGATATCAAAGAGGcaattcatttaaagtACAGAATGTTAAGTCCTTTAAAAAAGCCTTTTAAGAAAGTATTAACCGTTCCCTCCATGgaaattcttcaagaacaacaaaacaGAGGACGGAAGCATTTCCGTGGCAGTTTTACAGAAGTATatgaaaattattatacaAAAAAAGCATGTACTGAAAAAGAAGGGAGGTTTAGagaattttttaatttagGTTTGTTTATAACAAAGAGGAATAAggaagaaagtgaagaaagtttgcaatga
- the NCAS0A11320 gene encoding uncharacterized protein (ancestral locus Anc_3.393), giving the protein MNGHEFTFEAAGLSSPIKQQTFSQEPQLTSGRTEMTQPRVLNPSPTGLRQSPSSPSLATSTKLIENLHQQIDQLTNTNIQLTLQSQNLLSKLESYQQKEIKLAESQSLLIHEQDNLVSMINRKDRRINDVQTEFQGLQAKYEMIKMENDSNETKAESFDQLKKSKTEEMEKLRLQYDTMLESQLHYRDHYVAELASLSQEIEEFQKSRGKTLKDALSKESKNIERLRILMEKIESNDKTDKNEAEAKYKEAIDNLKLPSWLSLFYQSRNTLLAFAGNNNLEISKSSDDLINDKTVTELENRLKEEHEKLGKLKVSNSRLRKPSPNLAQNIKRRSFYGAGTASSTNVLLPGTRSTSSTHTSPNPNSYSESRRILRNSSTVKSSI; this is encoded by the coding sequence ATGAACGGTCATGAATTTACATTTGAGGCGGCAGGTCTGTCCTCTCCTATCAAACAGCAAACTTTCTCTCAAGAGCCACAACTCACTAGTGGGAGAACCGAAATGACACAACCACGTGTCCTGAATCCATCGCCTACGGGTCTTAGACAATCGCCTTCATCACCTTCATTGGCAACATCAACTAAActaattgaaaatttgcACCAACAGATTGATCAATTAACCAACACAAATATACAATTGACGTTACAATCCCAGAATCTACTGAGTAAATTAGAAAGTTATCAACAGAAGGAAATCAAGCTGGCAGAATCACAATCACTTTTAATACATGAACAAGATAATCTGGTATCTATGATAAATAGAAAAGACAGAAGGATAAACGATGTTCAGACAGAGTTCCAGGGATTACAAGCTAAATATGAAATGATTAAGATGGAAAATGATTCTAATGAAACTAAGGCTGAATCttttgatcaattgaagaaatcaaagacAGAGGAGATGGAGAAGTTGAGGTTACAATATGATACAATGTTAGAATCCCAATTACATTATAGGGACCATTATGTTGCCGAATTGGCTTCATTATCCCAAGAAATCGaggaatttcaaaagagtAGAGGAAAAACGTTAAAGGATGCGTTATCAAAGGAATCCAAGAATATTGAGCGTTTAAGAATTTTAATGGAGAAGATAGAGAGCAACGATAAAACTGACAAGAATGAAGCCGAGGCAAAATATAAGGAAGCTATTGATAACTTGAAACTACCATCATGGCTTTCCCTTTTTTATCAGAGCAGAAATACATTATTGGCATTTGCGGGGAACAACAATTTAGAGATTTCCAAAAGCTCGGATGACTTGATCAACGATAAGACAGTGACCGAATTGGAGAATAGGTTAAAGGAAGAGCATGAAAAATTGGGAAAGCTGAAAGTATCCAACAGTAGATTGAGAAAGCCATCTCCTAATTTGGCGCAAAATATTAAGAGAAGATCGTTCTATGGTGCTGGCACGGCGTCCTCAACAAACGTGCTATTACCGGGAACCCGATCAACGTCTAGTACCCACACAAGTCCGAACCCAAATTCATACAGTGAGAGCAGACGTATTCTAAGGAACAGTAGCACCGTGAAATCAAGTATATAA
- the DIB1 gene encoding U4/U6-U5 snRNP complex subunit DIB1 (ancestral locus Anc_3.382) encodes MGSIFLPHLHTGWHVDQAIVTEEERLVVIRFGHDYNRDCMLMDEMLYSIAEKVKNFATIYLCDIDEVPDFNEMYELTDPVTLMFFYRNKHMLCDFGTGNNNKMNFVIEDEQELIDIIETIFRGARKNKGLVVSPYDYSFKRVDI; translated from the coding sequence ATGGGTTCCATTTTTCTACCTCATTTGCATACAGGCTGGCATGTTGATCAAGCAATCGTTACGGAAGAAGAAAGGTTAGTCGTCATTAGATTTGGACATGATTACAACAGAGATTGTATGCTAATGGACGAAATGCTATATTCTATTGCTGAAAAAGTTAAGAATTTTGCCACGATATATCTATGTGACATTGACGAAGTACCagatttcaatgaaatgTATGAATTGACGGATCCAGTAACTCTAATGTTTTTCTATCGAAATAAACATATGTTGTGTGATTTTGGAACaggtaataataataagatgAATTTTGTCATTGAGGATGAACAAGAACTAATAGATATTATTGAGACGATCTTCAGAGGGGCAAGGAAAAATAAGGGTTTGGTAGTATCACCATATGATTATAGTTTCAAGAGAGTTGATATATGA